Genomic DNA from Hymenobacter jejuensis:
CGGCGTGCTATGCACCATGCGCGCCCTCGATCCGCAGGCCTTCCGCTGGCGGCCCACTCCCAGCGGCGCTTAGGCGGTGCAAGGCCGCTGCAAGCAGCCATTTCGCGCGTTGGGGTTTGCGGAATTTAAGGTATATTAAGTCTTTCGAATATTGAAGGATGCCCGCCGGCGTCCTTCCAGTCAACTTCCTCGTACGCGGCAGGCCTTTTCCTTCCGCGGCCTCCTCTCCCGGCCAGCTTCCTGCGGCATTTCTCGGCGCCCGCAGCGGCTCTTCATCTGGTACAGATAGCCTGTTGCCCAAACCTGTTTTGGACCGCCATTTCCGAAGCCGTTGCCTTTTGCGATTGGGCGCCGCGGTGGCTTTTAGCCTTTTGTATAAGTGATTATATACCAATACGATATGCAAGAATAATTTTTGAGTTTTTGGAGAGTGAATGCGGAGTAAAAAGCAAATGCGATGGAAGGATTTGTAGAGGACAAGAACCCAAAAATACCGGCGTCGGCCCCCGGCTTCTTTTCCGCGGATTTCACCCCCGAAGATTTGATTCTGTATGTGTTTTGCTTTTTGCTGGTCGGTTTTGTGGCCTTTTACTTCACCAGCGTAAACGCGGCGTCGGGCGCCGATTTTATGTCGGCGCACGACAAAGTTATGGTCGATCGGCTCGCGCTGGACGCCATGCCCGACGACCGGCTGCGGGCCAATCTCATCAAGGCCCAATTGCAAATAGCCTACAAGCGCTACGAATACGGCGCCCGGTTTGAGCACACCAATTCGCTAATCAAATACATCGGGTTTATGGTCGGTACGCTGCTGGCCATACTGGGGGCCGTGGTCGTGGTAAAGGGCGTACGCGACAGTCCTATTGGCTTCGAGGCCGAAGGGCTGGAACGCGCCCGGATCAAGTTTACGGCCAGTTCGCCGGGCGTTTTTCTGGCGTTTATCGGGGGCAGCATCATCATTACCACCATTGTGCACGGCATCGCCGCGAATGTCGAAGATCCCACCATCAGCGTGCCGATTTATCCCGGCGACGGCTTTGCGCCGGCGGCACGCGACACCTCGCAAATCCATCCCTTTCAAACGAAATAAACCATGTGGAAAGCTACTCTCCATCTCGCTGCCTTGTTGGCAACAGTAGTGGGCTTTGGCCAAGTGGCGAACGCCCAGCAAACCTGCAAATGCACCGGCAACCAAGTGTGTCAGTGCGTGGCGCCCGGCGGAGGCCTGACGTGGAGCCCGCCCAAAGGTAAAGCCGGCGGTACACACATGCCCGTACCGGTCGAGACGCTGATCGCGGGCATGACGTACGTGCTCAAGCCGGAATCGGAAAAGCAGGCGTACCTGACGACGCTGTCGGGCCCCGACCAGCAATTCATTGTGGAAAACGCCGCTACCCTGCGCGAATCCGTGCAGAATCTGCAAAACGATCACAACCTGTATAAGCAGGAGATGGGCGCCAATCCTGCCGCGCCGACGAAGGTGGAAAGGCCGATTTCCCCTCAGATTAAGGTTCAGGACAGGGTAATCAACCGGCGGGTGCCCGATAAGTAACTACTTGATAAATAAGACGGTACAATCGTTAGCCCCAGTTGCGGAGCAGGCGCCGCAGCAGAATGATCTGGCCGGTGTGGTAAGCCGAATGGTCGGCGATGAGCACGGCCTCGCGAAAGAGATTCTGGCCGGTGCCGTGCGGCAAAGTCGCAAACAGATCCTGGGCCGGATCGCGGATCAGGGTCAGAAAGCGCTCCCGATCCTCCCGAATCTGGGTGAGCGTCGCCGCCCAACTCGCTGCATCGCCCTGCGCGTCCGGAGCCGGCCAGTATTCGTCGGGCCACTTCGGGGATACGTGCGCCGGATTGATACAGAATTCGACGATGTCCCACTGCGCGATGCGGATGTGCTCGGCCAGCTGCCAGAGCGTGTAGGGTAGTTCCGGCACGGCTTGGTTGAGCAAGGAGGGCGGCACGTCGGCGCAAGCCTCTTCGAAAGACACATGCGCATTGCCGCCTTCTAGCAGATGCTGTAATTCGTTGAGGAGGCGTTCGCGGTCGGGCTGGTTCATGGGCGGGAAGTAGGGTTGAGTCGAGAAGGTTTAGAGCCGGCTGATTTACAGAGAAAACACCGTTCCTGCAAAAAAACGGACCGCTCCGTTGAAGAAACAAACCCTGGTGCAGCCACCCGTGGTAGTAACCGGATTTCATGCTGCGGGTGGCAGTTTTCAGGGTTCTGCTCGATAGAAAAACAGTTTTTCGTATCTTATATGAGGCGCTCCTCTTCAAGATCTGGTGCCTGTACACAACTTAGCTGGCAAGGAAAGCATTCCTTCGGTGGCAATTAGAGAAACTCGAAATATCAAAACTTTATTGGCTGATTTATATACAGATATTTATTAAATTATTTATATAAATTAAAGGTCAATATGTCCATATAATAAAGCAAGTAGCATTTCGTGAGTCATTATGTTATATTTATACCGACAAAGGAGTTATGACATCCTCTATGAGAAGAATTCTACTTTATACATTGATCTGTACGGTGTTAGCTAGCCTGTTTTGGTTTCGGTCGGGCCCGTACCGTGCGTTGCGTCACCTTCAGGAAGCCGCCGCGGCCGGCGACGTGGTAGCCCTCAACCGCTACGCCGACTTGCCCGCCGTGCAGGTCGGGCTACACGAGCAGTTGCTGGCCCTTGCCGCGCGGCCTAGCGGGCACATGCCCGACGCCGCGAAGGCTTCCGGCAACTCCTTCCGGCTCGTGGCGGTGTCGGCTGCCAACACTTGGGTCGATGCGTTGGTCGCTTCGGCTTTGCAGCCGCGCCATTTGGCCGCTTTGGTACGGGGCCACTGCGCCGCTGCGTTTGGTCAGGAGCCCGAACCAGCCGCGCAGCCGGGTGAGGAGGAAAACGGACCGATGCAGGCCGGGGTATTTGAATCCATGGACCGTTACACGCTTTGTGTGCTGGACCCCAACACGCACGCGCCGGCCGTGACGCTTACCCTGCGCCGCACCGGCCTGACGTGGCGCCTTACCGATGTGCAGTTGCCCTTCGAAGCCGTCCAACATACAATTCCCGTTGCTGCCTACTGATATTTATAAATAATTGATTATCAAACACTTATACACTTGACTTTGTGGTCAAATTTACGATAGGATTAAGATAGAGAAGATAGGGGCTAACTAGCCCGCTCAGTTTGCGGGTAA
This window encodes:
- a CDS encoding DinB family protein, whose amino-acid sequence is MNQPDRERLLNELQHLLEGGNAHVSFEEACADVPPSLLNQAVPELPYTLWQLAEHIRIAQWDIVEFCINPAHVSPKWPDEYWPAPDAQGDAASWAATLTQIREDRERFLTLIRDPAQDLFATLPHGTGQNLFREAVLIADHSAYHTGQIILLRRLLRNWG
- a CDS encoding DUF2939 domain-containing protein, whose translation is MRRILLYTLICTVLASLFWFRSGPYRALRHLQEAAAAGDVVALNRYADLPAVQVGLHEQLLALAARPSGHMPDAAKASGNSFRLVAVSAANTWVDALVASALQPRHLAALVRGHCAAAFGQEPEPAAQPGEEENGPMQAGVFESMDRYTLCVLDPNTHAPAVTLTLRRTGLTWRLTDVQLPFEAVQHTIPVAAY